CTGGTCTGAGGACCAGCCCGACCCTCCATTCCTCCTGGAAAGTCTTCCAAGAAGGAGGACCTCTCTCTCTGGTTCTAGGATCCAGGATCCATAGCCCACCTAAACGGAATGTTTCTTTCCAGCTTTGGAAATGGAGGGGTTGATCGATACCTCCACCCCAGGCTTGCTGGCCAGCACAGCCAAAAGGCCTCCCCTTTCTCGGTGGCTTCGGGCTCCCTGCTGGCCTGGACACTGGTGGGGCTTATGTCCCTACAGCCGAACTGAGGGAGGGATTTCTGAGCTGGAGACGATATTTCTGGAGGTCAGCGGTTCAGGCCAGAGGGCGGCACATCTCCAAATACGCCCCACCCCAGGAGGCTGCATTGAACACCCTGTGTCCTTGGGCCTGGGAGAAAGGATGTCGGAGGGAGGCTTCTGTGAAGCCAGACCACAAGAACCTGCTAAGGGTGAATACCCAGCCAACACCCCTGCCCAGAGCTGGCGTCAGAGGTCTGAAGCCTGAGACAAAGCTGAGGCCCACACCTGtcttgtgtgtggatgtgtgtacatgtgcgggaatgttttgggggggggcatcCCAGATGATCTCTGTTGGCCAAGGTCGGGAGCCCAGACACATCCAGAAAACACAGTTCTAATCTCTCTTGCCTGGAGGGTTTCCAGCAAATTATGCCTGGAATAAAGTTGAGACATTGATGTGAACATAAAACATATATCAGATGAAACCACAGAGGGTCCGAGGAGAccccagggcagggaggtgggtaGCTGGGGAAGCAGGGAGGTTATGTCCAAAGACCCAGACCCTCAGTAGATGAAGCTGCTGGTGGTGGCAGACTCCTCCAGGACTGTGCTCTTCCCCTCACCTCTCAATCGACTTTTCTCGAGTCTCACGGCAACCTAGTCACCAAACACTGGCATTTCTTCCTCCTTAAGAGACATGGCATGGACCTCTAAGTAATAGATTTAAAGgatgccagattttttttttctcattaattgcAAACGTGCAAAATACCTGCTGGTACTTCACTTTAGAAGAATGCAAttggcaagaagaagaaaaaaaaggaaaaaagaagcgGCTGATGAATAGATAATAGATCTTTAACCACCAATAAACAGAGAGCAGCGCCAGCAGCCTGGGGGATGTGATCATAATTATGCCATTGCGTGAGCCAATGGGGACGAGGGAAGTCGGCCCTAAAATCATCCCAAAACCGAAGGCGAGCTCGAAAATGCGGACACGGCCCGGGAGTGGAGACGCGATCTGCAGTCCCTAGTTGCAATCCCTGCACAGCCACCCACCCCTGGGACGACAGATGACAGaatgataatagaaataataataacaacaacaacaacaacaagaacaagaacagcAATAATCATaatgacaaacaaacaaaaataatgacaacGGAACGATAATAGTAACACCACATCAGCCTTTCCCCTGACCTTGGACCCCGTGGTCCCACATATTGCTGAAGGAACTGTTTTGGGGAAGGAGGTGAGAACCCTCCcggagagaaaaagtgagagccCGTAGGGCTGGTTGGAAGCCAGTCGCCCGGGGCGGGATCTTTGACTCGCGTCTCAACTTGCAAACGAACAAACCGGGTAGATAGTCGCGAACGCAGCGACCCTGGGACCTCGCTGCTACGAGCTTGGTTGgagaacccccacccccatccccacccccagcccgggcTCCTTTCTCACCTGGGAAACCGCCGGGAgttgtgctgggggtggggactggtgTCACTGAACGGCTCCGTGAGCCTCCGCCCGGAATCCACCCCTGCGTGCTGACCCTCGCGGGGCTCCCGAGGCGAGCCCAGCTTCCCCGACGCGGGGCCCCGGGGGGCGGCAGCGGCCGAGAGCGAGGCGCGAGGGGTCTGcgcgtccgtccgtccgtcccaCCAGCTCGGGATCCGAGGGGGCCGCGGCAGAGGCGGCAGCGGGCCGGGGACTCTGCAGGGACCGGGGTGCCCCGGAGGGAGTGGTGGTAGTGTAGGAGGAGGCGgtggcagagggggaggaggtggggaaagaggaggaggaagaggaggaggaggagaagaaggaggaagaggaggaggaggaggaggaggaggaggagaaggagaagacgccgaaggaagaggaggaggccaaagaggaggaggagaagccgCAGCGGGCGCCGCGGGAGCGAGTGAGCCGGGAGCGCGGGGCGAAGGCGCGGCGAGGCCGGCGGCCCGGCGGGCGCAGGNNNNNNNNNNNNNNNNNNNNNNNNNNNNNNNNNNNNNNNNNNNNNNNNNNNNNNNNNNNNNNNNNNNNNNNNNNNNNNNNNNNNNNNNNNNNNNNNNNNNAGCGCCGGCCGCCTCGGAGTCCCGGAGCCCGCGGGGCCCGCGGGGCGCCCAGGCTCGCCGTCTCCCCCGCGATGCCCTTGTGCCCTAGCTCCGAGGGGCACGGCCACGGCCGGGCCGCCAGGTTCTCCTTCGACTGCGTCAGACCCAGCTCGCCACCGACTCCTTGCCGCTTGAAGCCTCGAGCCGAGACTTCTCAGTGTCCGACCCTCTTCGGGCGTGGAGGGGACCCTCGCGCCCCCAGAGCAAAGtcaagaggtttttttgttttttgtttttttcttttttggaggcctggggagggtcCTGGAACCCGCGCGCGGGTAGGAACCTCCGTAGGTCGGGCACTCTCGCCAAGACCTGCTCATAGGGGCGCTGAGTGTCCCCCGCGAGGAGGCAGGTTcggtctggtttttgtttgtgattttgtttttcttttaaaagaaatgaaccgGATCGGGAGACGGGCTGGACGAAAAGATCTGTTTGGGTGTTTTCctttcttgctattttttaaatttgtttgtttgttttttcctctgggCGGGGTTAGGAGGAAAGTTAAAACTCCAGAAAAGGGGACGAGTAATTAGTTGAGCGGTCGGAGCCGGGAGGAAAAGACTCAACTCCCGCGACAGGCGATCAATACTCGCCGGTTCGTCCACTCATTAACCCTTTGCGTTCCTGCCAGCGCCTAGGATCCGGTGGttgccaccaccacccccaattaaaaacaaaaccaaacaaaaacaacctttGCCGGGACCTGATTTGCCTTCATCCTCTCCTAAACTGTCGGTTTTTCTTTGTTGGGGTTTTTAGTGAATCGATTTCCCACCCTCACGAGTGAACCTGAAATTGCTGTGGCTTTGCTCCCAAAGTTTAGGGCTCCCTTCCTCATTCGCGGCCAGCTACGGGCGCGCCAGGCCCGAAGTAGCCGGGATTTTCTGGGACCCCGGACAGCCCCGCAGGGCGCGCGCAGCTCGGCAACCCCTGGGTTTCGATCCCTTCGCTCGCGTGGGCTAGTTCTCCGGAGCGGGGCAGGGTGGCAGCCGGGCCCTTGGGAAGCAGTGACTGCGGAAACCCGAAACACCCGCCGGCGAAATTTCGGTTTCTGGCCGGTCCTCTGCACTTCCCCGGAGGGGAAGGggcttaaataatttaaaatgaagtccCCGGGAAGACTCTGGATCGCGGCCCACCGCCTCTCCGCCGCGGGGTTAACATTCCCCCAggttagaaagaagagaaagtttcTCCGGGTCTTgggctgcccctcctctgtccccgaCTCCCGGCGCGGAGGTGGTGAGGCCCGTGGCGCCAGGGTGGCTGCGAAGCCCGCAGGGGCCAGGAGCCTGGGGACTTGCCCCCCCGGGGCAGCTGCCGGGTGGGTGCCGCACAGGTACAGCCCTGGGGTTCCGGGCCGGGCGGCTGGGCCGGCATCCTCCCCGCTCGCCTACGGAGGGCCCGGGGTGTCCACCGGTCGAGCCGCTCCGGCTACGTGAAGGCCATGAGCGCCGTGCCCCGCCAGCCCGGCTCGGGAGAAGCGCGCGGCCCCGGCCAGGACGGTCCTCCCTAACCGGACTTCTGCTCTGTCCCCGGCAGGGAACGACACAAGCCCGGAGAGCTTCCTTTTGCACAACGCGCTAGCCCGAAAGCCGAAGCGGATCCGAACCGCCTTTTCCCCGTCCCAGCTTCTGAGGCTGGAACACGCCTTCGAGAAGAACCACTACGTGGTGGGCGCCGAGAGGAAGCAGCTGGCGCACAGCCTCAGCCTCACGGAAACTCAGGTGAGCGAGGCGCCCGCGCCCGGCGACCCCATCCCGCATCTCGGGCCCCCACGCAGCCAGCACACAAGTGCGGAGCTCGGAGAGGGCCTTGGCAAAGAACCCGGGAGCGGGGTCCACGTTTGGTTCAGGATGTTTAAGTTTTGAGGTGCCCAGCTTTCTTAGGCTCCAGCAAGGACTCTGAGAGCCGACCCACCCCAATCTCTGGGGAGACGGGCTGAATAGCTCCTTCTGTCTGCCTGGGTATGACTTACAGCTCCGGGCTAAGACACCTGTGCACTCTTGGTGAGACATTTGGTTAGAATCTGGGGACCCGGCTGGGtccaggaaggaagagagtgCAGAAGGGTGAGGGAGAGGACACACACGCATTAGGCTGAAGTCTGCAGTGTCTCGGGAGTGGGCGAAGGGCGGGTTCTGTGCCACTGCAGACCCAAGTTCACCGCGATGGCTCCAGTTACTCCCCTCCAGGGGGATCAGAGAAGCAGAAGGTGGAGGCTAGACATCCTAGGTGCGTCCGATTGAAAGGGAGCTGGAGGGCTGCAGAGAAGGGCTGCCTCGGGGGACCTAGCCTAGCGGAGCCACAGGGCTCGGAGGCGGGCCTGGCTCTGGCCTGCTGGGGTCGGAGAGGGGGTTTAGGGCTACAGTAGGCGCTACTGTACAGGGAGCAGCCGGGCGGGGTCAAAGTTCCCGGCAAACAGTAACGTTTTCGGGCAGATTAAGTTGTAACACTTTTTCTGGGAGGTGCAAAGAGGTCgaggcttttgttttaaaatgtcccCCTGGACAAAACCGACGAGGGCCTCGCGGGTTGGTGCGGGGCCCGGCACAAGGCGCGGCCCGGCTGATTTCTCCTGGAGAGCCGAGGCCGCGGTGGTCTTTGTCCGCCTCGCTGCCCACGCTGCCTGGGCTCTTTGTGTGCGTGTCAAGCCCCGAGCGCACCGACGCGCGCCTTGGGCGAGCGCCGGGAGAAATGAACCGTCCTCCCCCTCAATTAGCAAACTCAAAGCAAATTAAACTCAGCCTTGTTCCAGCTCGGCTTTTTTCTTGGGGCACTTTGGGGGACTGGGGCCTTGGGGAGAGCAAGCCGGGACCTGGGCCGGCCTTCTAAAAGGAGGGAGTCGAGTGGGCTCTCTGGGGCCCGGGCTGCTGCTTTCCGGATGGGACAGGCCCTGGGGCAAGGGAGGTGCGGTGGCCACCTCTTGGGACTGCACTGCTGGGAAGCTAGGACAATGTTACTGTCAGGTCTGGTGGCTGAATAGGGACCCactgcccagccccccagccccaagGAATAATGGGGATTGCTGCCCAGTCCCGCCTCAGTGCTTCCCCCACGCACCCAGGACCTCTACCAGCTGCTCTGGGGAGATGAGGCCGCCAGCCCCACTCTGGTGGGTAGTGATGTGACCAAGGCTGGGAACCTGGGCCTGGTGGCTCCTGGCGCTggtcaggaggagggaagagagggagctccatctcttctcttctctttctcagtttctctcgTACTTCCTCTTTATCCCAAGGTCTTTGAGAAGCTTTCACTTTTGAGCCTCTTTTCCTAGCTGGAAAGGTGTGGCCGGGTTGGTCTGTAGGCCTCTGCATCCCATGCTCCCCGCTGGCCTCTTCCAGCACTAACTCCCTGCCATGCACCCCTACTTCTGCTCACCTGCAAGAGTCCTGGGCAAGGAAGAGAAGCTCAGGTCAGTCCTGACTGCCTATCAGGGGCCCCGAGCAATGCTGAGGAGGCGCTATATTTAGGCAATGCTGTGGAAACAGACAAAATACAAAGCACTTTGGGCCTTGCACAAGAAAGCTGCCGCAGCCTGGAAAGAGGTCTTCCCTGCCTAGCTAGGTAGAGGGAGTTAGGGACCCgtcattttttacttttccttattATTGGTGTAGGGGGTTTCCCATGCTTTGCAAGGCTTTTGCTCTCAGCAGGTTGTGGGTGTGCCATTCAGGGCCCTGTGAGTGGGGGCACTGTGCACCTTGGGCCACCTGGCCTGGGGGAAGCGCCCCGCCAGGGCTCGGAAGAGTAGGGAGCCAGGCTTCCTATCCGCCGGCACTAGGAGCTCGGCTCTCAGaagggaggcctgggggaggcCCGCCCTTCGGAGTGCAGCTGGGGGACCGGACTTCCGCAGTCCCACTCGAGGGGAAGAGCTGGGAAGGTGCTGTGGAGGACCTAATGCGCCCCCATCTGAATCTCCCCCCGCAGGTAAAAGTATGGTTTCAGAACCGAAGGACGAAGTTCAAAAGACAGAAGCTGGAGGAAGAAGGCTCAGAttcccagcaaaagaaaaaagggacGCACCATATTAACCGGTGGAGAATCGCCACCAAGCAGGCGAGTCCCGAGGAAATAGACGTGACCTCAGACGATTAAAAACACAAGCCGAACCCCACAGAAACGGACAGCACGGAGCAaaccagagacagggagaggaggggtagaagaaaaagaaccctacaaaacaaaaacaaacctcacacacacattcaccgaaaaaaggaagagggagtcATAGAGAGCGACCGCGCATCGAGGACTTTGGGCATTGAGGGCGCAGGGTCCTGATCCCAGGCTGCGCGGAGATGGCAGAGGATGGAGGCTTCTTGATCAACATGCAACCCTTGTCTAAAGAGGCAgctgagtgagtgagagagagaaagagagagagaaagagagagagagggatccaaaAGTGGCAAAGCCGAAGGCGCTCTGAACAAGGGAAGCTGTCAGTCAAACGCCAAACCAGCGAGAGAAGATGATTGGCAGGTACTCCGTTTATCACAgtcctgatttgttttttttttttttaaataatgataataatgatggtAAAAGAAAACCCCAACCAGGCCCAGGACTTTTATTTTGCACTTCACAAAGTTTCCCCCCCAcccaatctttaaaaataatcagtaataATAACAATCGAAATTCCATATCCAGCCCCATCTCACACCTGTTCAAAAACTTGAATTGCATGTAGCAGTTGTTGGGCGAATGGTGtctaaagacagaaaatgaattgtaattttcttttccttttaaagacaggttctgtgtgcttttcattttgatttttttcgaAGAATGTGGAGTCTGTAAACACTTTTTTATACCTTCTGACGTCAAAGTGATTGTGGAGTAGGCTCAGCGATAGTGGTCCTCTTACAGAGAAATGGGGAGCAggatggggggctgggggtggcgggggagggtgCCCATGAGAGGAGTCAGGACTTGTGCTGGGAAAGAAAAACCCtaaattaattctatttcttgAACATTCCCTTTCCTAACATCCCGAAGGCTTAAAACCACGCGGTAAACTCCTTTTGGTGGTTGGAGAGACTGGCCATACTCAACCATTCGCTGTAAAGGCCATTCCAAACTTTAATCTGTTGCAAAAACTGAAGGACTGTAGTTAGCGGGGATGATGTTAAGTGTGGCCAAGGACATGGCGGCAAGTTTTCAAGCACTGAGTTTCTATTCCAAGATCATAGACTTTACTAAAGAGAGTGACAAATGCTTCCTTAATGTCTTCTATAccagaatgtaaatatttttgtgttttgtgttaatttgttaGAATTCTAACACACTATATACTTCCAAGAAGTATGTCAATGTCAATATTTTGTCAATAAAGATTTATCAATATGCCCTCAGAGTAGTCGTTTTGAGAAATTgaagtgagtttttttttttaaagtatctataATTTGAGTGTGGTCCTTCCCCAGCAAGGCTCAAGAAACCCAGGCTCCTCACCCACAAAAGGGCCAGACTGATGGATTCTTGGGCATTTTAAAGAGAGATGagggtggagaagggagaggattAGGAAAACTTAAGTCCTTCAGAAAAGGGATGGGGGGAAAAGTTTTCCAACCAGACCTTTGCCCATTGCAAGGCTCACTGAGGGAGTTTAGTTTGACTTTCAGGTTAAAAATGCTTACTTCtcttaattttacaaatgaaaaaaaatggatatataGCTATGCATTGAAGAATATTCCCCTAGGATTGGAGAAAACACTTAGCAGAATCAGAATCCTGGGGCTTTTAAATGGTGATTCTGACTTCANNNNNNNNNNNNNNNNNNNNNNNNNNNNNNNNNNNNNNNNNNNNNNNNNNNNNNNNNNNNNNNNNNNNNNNNNNNNNNNNNNNNNNNNNNNNNNNNNNNNccctccctcccttccttccttccttccttcctccctccctccctccctccctcccttcctcccttccttcctgtctctggcCCCAGTCTGCCGAAGGCGATGAAGCCCAAGGGCCTCAGCAGCCTTATAAGGCAAGCATTCTGAGAAAccttcaactcttaattttaacattaaagaaaaagttgtAACCACTCTTGGAGGAAActtagctttttttccccctcctccttcccccttctggGGGTACGAGGTTGTTTTTGCATGCTTCATTTGC
The genomic region above belongs to Suricata suricatta isolate VVHF042 chromosome 2, meerkat_22Aug2017_6uvM2_HiC, whole genome shotgun sequence and contains:
- the EMX2 gene encoding homeobox protein EMX2, whose amino-acid sequence is MPLCPSSEGHGHGRAARFSFDCVRPSSPPTPCRLKPRAETSQLERRESFSGSWAAPPLSPTPGAEVVRPVAPGWLRSPQGPGAWGLAPPGQLPGGCRTGNDTSPESFLLHNALARKPKRIRTAFSPSQLLRLEHAFEKNHYVVGAERKQLAHSLSLTETQVKVWFQNRRTKFKRQKLEEEGSDSQQKKKGTHHINRWRIATKQASPEEIDVTSDD